From the Candidatus Amarolinea dominans genome, one window contains:
- a CDS encoding metalloregulator ArsR/SmtB family transcription factor, protein MARLATTSDAFNAVAEPQRRHILDLLAQGERSVNEIAALLELKQPQVSNHLRVLREVELVSVRELGQQRLYRLQGEGLKPVHDWVKPFEHLWRERFDRLADYLKEWQTQGDRMQKITPFLWFDDNAEEAANFYVSVFKNSKILSVTRQQKDGPHPEGATFTVSFQLDGQEFTALNGGPHFIFTEAISLFVNCETQEEVDELWEKLTEGGEESRCGWLRDKYGLSWQIIPTILGELLQDKDPTKSGRVMQAMLQMSKIDIKALQQAYDAA, encoded by the coding sequence ATGGCACGCTTAGCAACAACTTCAGACGCCTTCAACGCGGTGGCGGAACCACAACGCCGCCACATCCTCGACCTGCTCGCGCAAGGCGAGCGATCGGTGAATGAGATCGCCGCCTTGCTCGAGCTCAAGCAGCCGCAAGTTTCCAACCACCTGCGGGTCTTACGCGAGGTCGAACTGGTCAGCGTGCGTGAGTTGGGACAGCAGCGGCTGTATCGGCTGCAAGGCGAAGGTCTGAAGCCCGTCCACGATTGGGTTAAGCCATTCGAGCACTTATGGCGCGAGCGTTTTGATCGCCTGGCCGACTATCTCAAAGAATGGCAGACACAAGGAGACCGTATGCAGAAAATCACCCCATTCCTGTGGTTCGACGACAATGCCGAAGAGGCGGCGAACTTCTATGTCTCAGTCTTCAAAAATTCGAAGATCCTAAGCGTTACTCGACAGCAGAAAGACGGGCCACATCCAGAGGGAGCGACTTTTACTGTGTCGTTCCAGCTCGATGGGCAAGAATTTACCGCACTTAACGGCGGCCCGCACTTCATCTTCACGGAGGCCATCTCGCTTTTCGTGAACTGTGAGACGCAGGAAGAAGTGGACGAGCTGTGGGAAAAGCTGACGGAAGGCGGAGAAGAATCAAGGTGCGGCTGGTTAAGAGATAAATATGGACTGTCGTGGCAAATCATTCCCACCATTTTGGGCGAGTTGCTGCAAGACAAAGACCCTACGAAGTCAGGAAGGGTCATGCAGGCCATGCTGCAAATGAGCAAAATTGACATCAAAGCGTTGCAACAAGCCTATGACGCGGCCTAA
- a CDS encoding type II toxin-antitoxin system PemK/MazF family toxin produces MVISQGDIYWVELGEPSGSEPGYRHPHVVVQNNLFNRSQIRTVVVCALTSNLKRANAPGNVLLDANEGNLSKRSVVNISQVFTVDRDQLDEVIGALSPTRVREIIAGINLLLQPRDLPPDLAT; encoded by the coding sequence ATGGTAATCAGCCAGGGCGACATCTACTGGGTTGAACTGGGTGAACCCTCAGGATCCGAGCCGGGCTATCGGCATCCGCACGTGGTCGTGCAGAATAATCTGTTCAATCGCAGCCAGATTCGGACCGTCGTGGTTTGCGCACTGACGTCGAACCTGAAGCGGGCCAACGCGCCCGGCAATGTGCTGTTGGATGCGAACGAAGGCAATCTGTCCAAGCGCAGTGTGGTCAATATCTCGCAGGTCTTCACCGTGGATCGCGACCAATTGGATGAGGTCATCGGCGCTTTGTCACCCACGCGCGTGCGCGAGATCATTGCCGGCATCAACCTGCTGCTGCAACCCCGCGATCTACCGCCCGATTTAGCGACATGA
- the pstA gene encoding phosphate ABC transporter permease PstA, whose translation MTNPIRRQQVERAGFALLAVAALLVVLPILLVIVAILVRGISAINWEFLTAMPRDGMKAGGIFPAIVGTLLLTLGTALAAIPVGVAGAIYLAEYARDTWLTRAIRLAVINLAGIPSVVYGLFGLGLFVLFLQFGTSILAGSLTLAIMTLPVIISTSEEALRAVPVEFRTVSASLGGTRWQATRTVVLPQALPGIITGVILGLLRAAGETAPILFTVAAFYLPQLPASPLDQTMALPYHLYVIVTQVPGMPAEIQYGTALVLLVLVLSLNLVATLIRSRFRRQRQW comes from the coding sequence ATGACAAACCCCATTCGTCGCCAGCAGGTTGAACGCGCCGGCTTCGCACTGCTCGCCGTGGCCGCGCTGCTGGTCGTGTTGCCGATCCTGTTGGTCATCGTCGCTATCCTGGTGCGCGGCATCAGCGCCATCAACTGGGAGTTTCTAACCGCCATGCCCAGGGATGGCATGAAGGCTGGCGGCATCTTCCCGGCGATCGTTGGCACCCTGCTGCTCACCCTGGGCACGGCGCTGGCCGCCATTCCTGTCGGCGTGGCCGGCGCCATCTACTTGGCCGAGTATGCCCGCGACACCTGGCTGACGCGCGCGATCCGCCTGGCGGTGATCAACCTGGCCGGCATTCCGTCGGTCGTGTATGGGCTGTTCGGGTTGGGGCTGTTCGTGCTCTTCTTGCAGTTCGGCACTTCGATCCTGGCCGGCTCGCTGACCCTGGCGATCATGACGCTGCCGGTCATCATCAGCACGTCCGAAGAGGCGCTGCGCGCGGTGCCGGTCGAATTTCGCACGGTCAGCGCCAGCCTGGGCGGCACGCGCTGGCAGGCCACGCGCACGGTCGTGCTGCCGCAGGCGCTGCCCGGCATCATCACCGGCGTGATCCTTGGCCTGCTGCGCGCGGCCGGCGAAACCGCGCCGATCCTCTTCACCGTGGCCGCCTTCTACCTGCCGCAGCTGCCCGCCTCGCCCCTCGATCAAACGATGGCGTTGCCCTATCATCTCTACGTCATCGTCACCCAGGTGCCCGGTATGCCGGCCGAGATCCAGTACGGCACTGCGCTGGTGCTGTTGGTCCTGGTTCTCTCGCTCAACCTGGTCGCCACCCTGATCCGCAGCCGCTTCCGGCGGCAGAGACAATGGTAA
- the pstB gene encoding phosphate ABC transporter ATP-binding protein — MNKITVDQLGFYYGAKRALTDVAINVPDRKITALIGPSGCGKSTFLRCLNRMNDTIAGTRVVGKVLLDDVDIYAPGADVVALRRRVGMIFQRPNPFPQSIFANVAFGPTVLGMARGGELADIVEASLRSAHLWDEVKDNLRGDALGLSLGQQQRLCIARGIAVKPEVILMDEPCSALDPIATLKVEDLMRELAQDYAIVIVTHNMQQAARVSDLTAMMMLTEDRKSGTIIEIDATPVIFSRPQDQRTEDYVTGRYG; from the coding sequence ATGAACAAAATCACCGTTGACCAACTGGGCTTCTATTACGGGGCCAAGCGCGCCCTGACCGATGTGGCCATCAACGTACCCGATCGGAAGATCACGGCGCTGATTGGGCCGTCGGGCTGCGGCAAATCCACGTTTCTGCGCTGCCTCAACCGCATGAACGATACCATTGCGGGCACGCGGGTGGTGGGCAAGGTGCTGCTGGATGATGTGGACATCTACGCGCCGGGCGCGGACGTGGTTGCGCTGCGGCGCCGGGTCGGCATGATCTTTCAGCGGCCCAACCCTTTCCCGCAGTCCATCTTTGCCAACGTGGCGTTTGGACCCACCGTGCTGGGCATGGCGCGGGGAGGCGAGCTGGCGGACATCGTCGAGGCCAGTCTGCGCAGCGCCCATCTGTGGGATGAGGTCAAGGATAACCTGCGCGGGGATGCGTTGGGGCTTTCGCTCGGCCAACAGCAGCGGCTGTGCATCGCGCGCGGGATTGCGGTCAAGCCCGAAGTGATCCTGATGGATGAACCGTGCTCTGCGCTGGATCCGATTGCGACGTTGAAGGTCGAAGACCTGATGCGGGAGCTGGCGCAGGACTACGCCATCGTGATCGTGACCCACAACATGCAGCAGGCGGCCCGCGTGTCGGATCTGACCGCGATGATGATGCTGACCGAAGATCGCAAATCCGGCACCATCATCGAGATTGACGCCACGCCGGTCATCTTCTCACGACCGCAAGATCAGCGCACCGAGGATTACGTGACCGGGCGCTATGGGTGA
- a CDS encoding AlkZ family DNA glycosylase, giving the protein MTRPKQAHNHRIALARLANQGIAHPTFAEAGDVVAWLGALQAQDYGGTLWAIGLRMAGATEQGIEQTIAERTIVRTWPMRGTLHFVAANDVRWMLALLAPRVIAGSVGRSRQLELDEATFARSKEVFAKALQGGKQLTRDEMLQALEQATISTTGQRGYHLLARSAQDGLICFGSRRGKQHTFALLDDWVPQTRPLARDEALAELTRRYFSGHGPATVQDLMRWAGLTAAEAKIGLEAAGKDLIHETIAERVYWLARDLPDLINGIKTTYLLPGFDEYVLGYGDRSAVLDPANAQSICPGSNGMFIPTLVIDGEVTGTWKRTFKKNAVVIEVAPFRPLTPAENHAIDAEAERYGEFLDLPVVLPHTSSP; this is encoded by the coding sequence ATGACGCGGCCTAAGCAAGCGCACAACCATCGAATTGCACTTGCTCGGCTGGCAAATCAAGGCATCGCCCACCCCACATTTGCCGAGGCTGGCGATGTCGTAGCCTGGTTGGGCGCACTGCAGGCCCAGGATTATGGCGGGACACTGTGGGCGATTGGGCTGCGCATGGCTGGCGCGACCGAGCAAGGCATCGAACAGACGATAGCCGAGCGAACCATCGTGCGCACCTGGCCGATGCGCGGCACGCTGCATTTTGTCGCCGCAAACGATGTGCGTTGGATGCTTGCGCTGCTCGCCCCGCGGGTGATTGCCGGGAGTGTCGGCCGCTCTCGCCAGCTTGAATTGGACGAAGCGACCTTTGCGCGCAGCAAAGAGGTGTTTGCCAAAGCCCTTCAGGGCGGCAAGCAGCTCACCCGCGACGAAATGCTTCAAGCGCTGGAGCAAGCCACTATCTCCACGACCGGCCAGCGTGGCTACCATCTCCTCGCGCGGTCGGCGCAGGATGGGCTGATCTGCTTTGGATCGAGACGTGGAAAACAGCATACGTTTGCGCTACTCGACGATTGGGTTCCACAGACCAGGCCCCTGGCGCGCGACGAGGCGTTGGCTGAGCTGACCAGGCGTTATTTCAGCGGACATGGGCCGGCCACGGTGCAAGATTTGATGCGGTGGGCAGGGCTTACGGCGGCAGAGGCGAAAATAGGCTTGGAGGCAGCCGGGAAGGATCTGATCCACGAAACCATCGCGGAACGCGTTTATTGGCTGGCGCGCGACCTGCCAGACTTGATTAATGGAATCAAAACTACTTATTTGCTGCCTGGCTTTGACGAATATGTGCTTGGCTATGGTGATCGCAGCGCCGTGCTCGATCCGGCCAACGCCCAAAGCATCTGCCCCGGCAGCAACGGCATGTTCATCCCAACCCTGGTGATAGATGGCGAGGTTACAGGGACATGGAAACGCACCTTCAAGAAGAACGCCGTCGTCATCGAAGTAGCGCCCTTCCGACCTTTGACCCCAGCGGAGAATCATGCGATAGACGCCGAGGCCGAGCGGTATGGTGAGTTTCTCGATCTGCCAGTCGTGTTGCCTCACACAAGCAGTCCCTAA
- a CDS encoding pyridoxamine 5'-phosphate oxidase family protein: protein MNLSDSQRSFLESNQSAAMITIGDDGAPRAVRVGVALVDGKLWSSGTQDRVRTARLRRDPRCTLFVFDARWGWLTLDTTVRILEGADAPKMNLRLFQQMQNRPTGNLNWFGRELSLEEFLHVMVEENRLIYEFEVIRGYGLM from the coding sequence ATGAACCTCTCAGATAGTCAGCGTTCGTTCTTGGAGAGCAATCAGTCGGCGGCGATGATAACCATAGGTGATGACGGCGCACCTCGGGCAGTACGTGTCGGCGTTGCGCTGGTTGACGGAAAGCTGTGGAGCAGCGGAACGCAGGATCGTGTACGCACTGCGAGGTTGCGTCGTGACCCTCGCTGCACGCTGTTCGTGTTCGATGCCCGTTGGGGGTGGTTGACTCTGGACACGACTGTGCGTATTCTTGAAGGGGCGGATGCACCCAAGATGAATCTGCGTCTCTTCCAGCAAATGCAGAATCGCCCGACTGGGAATCTTAATTGGTTCGGAAGGGAGCTGAGCCTCGAGGAGTTTCTGCATGTGATGGTTGAGGAAAATCGGCTGATTTACGAGTTCGAAGTCATTCGCGGCTACGGATTGATGTAG
- the pstC gene encoding phosphate ABC transporter permease subunit PstC, translating into MFRSLYARWGEFAVETLIRVLGFSTVAFVLLIFLFLLREGLPAFFTVDAANLFGARWYPTFDLFGTLPLILGSVVVTVTAIAIALPLGLATAVFVREVAPGWARDLLKPMIEVLAGIPSVVLGFFGIIVLAPLVRQVLGAPTGLTAFTGALILAYMALPTMISVAEDALDAVPKSYRDAALAMGATRWQTIWRVVVPAARSGILTAAMLGMGRAIGETMAVMMVTGNAARLPLSLDSLFRPVRTMTATIAAEMGEVAQGSTHYHILFGIGIILFLLTFAINLAAASTMFQKRRRGGLR; encoded by the coding sequence ATGTTCAGGTCCTTGTACGCTCGTTGGGGTGAATTTGCTGTCGAAACGCTGATTCGCGTCTTAGGCTTTTCGACCGTTGCCTTTGTCCTGCTGATCTTTCTCTTTCTGCTGCGCGAAGGGTTGCCGGCGTTTTTCACGGTGGATGCGGCCAACCTCTTCGGCGCCCGCTGGTATCCCACTTTCGACCTGTTTGGTACGCTGCCGCTGATTCTCGGCTCAGTCGTGGTGACGGTGACGGCGATTGCCATCGCGCTGCCATTGGGACTGGCGACGGCGGTCTTCGTGCGCGAGGTGGCGCCGGGCTGGGCGCGCGATCTGCTCAAGCCGATGATCGAGGTGTTGGCGGGCATCCCGTCGGTGGTGCTGGGCTTTTTCGGCATCATCGTGCTGGCGCCGCTCGTCCGTCAGGTGCTTGGCGCGCCGACCGGGCTGACCGCTTTTACCGGCGCACTGATTTTGGCCTACATGGCGCTGCCCACCATGATCAGCGTGGCTGAAGACGCGCTGGACGCGGTGCCTAAGAGCTATCGCGACGCGGCGCTCGCGATGGGTGCGACTCGTTGGCAGACGATCTGGCGCGTGGTGGTGCCGGCCGCCCGCTCCGGCATCTTGACCGCGGCGATGCTGGGGATGGGCCGGGCCATCGGCGAAACGATGGCGGTGATGATGGTCACCGGCAACGCGGCGCGGCTGCCGCTCTCGCTCGACTCGCTCTTTCGCCCCGTGCGCACGATGACCGCGACCATCGCCGCGGAGATGGGCGAGGTAGCCCAGGGCAGCACGCACTATCACATCCTCTTCGGCATCGGCATCATCCTGTTTCTACTGACCTTTGCGATCAACCTGGCAGCCGCCTCGACCATGTTCCAGAAGCGCCGGCGGGGAGGGCTGCGATGA
- a CDS encoding PstS family phosphate ABC transporter substrate-binding protein — protein MPKTDLVMATFYPFTGGWMSRKGTWVGLALLGLGLLALLPGCASRPAAAGETTTTVASVIQNTGSDTLVNLALAWAERYMPAHPGVRISVTGGGSGTGIAALINGTTDIANASRAMKQEEFDAARKNGITPIEFAVARDAIAVVVNPSNPVNGLTLAQISDIYQGKITNWRQVGGEDRPIVLLSRESNSGTYVYFLENVLRLGQKSDILFSPDTLLMPSSEGISAEVRQNPNAIGYDGLGYVTSDQKVIAVAQDPDGPYVKPSVATVNDGSYPVSRPLFMITAGQPTGQVKDYLDWILRDGQALVVELGFVPLR, from the coding sequence ATGCCGAAGACAGACCTCGTCATGGCGACTTTTTACCCTTTCACCGGAGGTTGGATGTCCAGAAAAGGAACTTGGGTTGGGCTGGCTCTGCTCGGGCTAGGCCTACTCGCGCTGCTGCCCGGATGTGCGTCGCGCCCCGCGGCGGCGGGCGAAACGACGACCACGGTCGCCAGCGTGATCCAAAATACCGGCTCCGACACGTTGGTCAACCTGGCGCTGGCCTGGGCCGAGCGTTACATGCCCGCGCACCCCGGCGTGCGGATTTCTGTGACCGGGGGCGGGTCGGGCACCGGGATCGCGGCGTTGATCAATGGCACGACCGACATTGCCAACGCGTCGCGAGCCATGAAGCAGGAGGAGTTCGACGCGGCCCGGAAGAACGGCATCACGCCAATAGAATTCGCCGTGGCGCGGGATGCGATTGCGGTCGTAGTCAATCCCTCCAACCCCGTCAACGGGCTGACCCTGGCGCAGATCTCCGACATCTATCAGGGCAAGATCACCAACTGGCGGCAGGTGGGCGGCGAGGATCGGCCCATCGTGCTGCTGTCACGCGAATCGAACTCCGGCACTTACGTTTACTTCCTGGAAAACGTACTGCGGCTGGGCCAGAAGAGCGACATCCTCTTCTCGCCGGATACGCTCCTGATGCCGTCCTCCGAAGGAATCAGCGCCGAAGTGCGGCAGAATCCGAACGCCATCGGCTACGATGGCCTGGGATATGTGACCTCTGACCAAAAGGTGATCGCCGTGGCCCAGGACCCCGACGGACCTTACGTCAAGCCGTCCGTTGCTACTGTCAATGACGGCTCCTATCCCGTCTCGCGTCCCCTCTTCATGATTACGGCCGGTCAGCCCACGGGCCAGGTGAAGGATTACCTGGATTGGATCCTGCGCGACGGTCAGGCGCTGGTCGTGGAGTTGGGGTTCGTTCCGCTGAGGTAG
- a CDS encoding MoaD/ThiS family protein encodes MIRIVLPFHLRRLANVRQEVELQVAGPVTQRSILDALEAQYPMLRGTLRDHVSQRRRALVRFFACGQDVSHEAPDAPLPAAIATGAEPFLIIGAIAGG; translated from the coding sequence ATGATACGCATCGTGCTCCCCTTCCATCTGCGCAGGCTGGCGAACGTTCGCCAAGAGGTGGAGCTTCAGGTCGCCGGGCCGGTGACGCAGCGTTCGATCCTGGACGCGTTGGAGGCGCAGTACCCGATGCTGCGCGGGACCCTCCGCGATCACGTCAGTCAGCGGCGACGAGCGCTGGTCCGCTTCTTCGCCTGCGGCCAGGATGTGTCGCATGAGGCGCCGGATGCCCCGCTGCCCGCTGCAATCGCGACGGGCGCCGAGCCTTTTCTGATCATCGGGGCGATTGCGGGCGGCTGA
- a CDS encoding DUF433 domain-containing protein translates to MSRYPLNLPQQLKQEAEVWALKQGVSLNQFILWATAEKIGALNQQLDDPRFPQVTYRRGASGIPTPVLRGTGIRVQAAAIAGEQWGMTPAELAKEYGVPVQQIEEALAFARVHRQEIETHLTLEARMSAAEAHG, encoded by the coding sequence ATGTCACGCTATCCTTTGAACCTACCGCAACAACTCAAGCAAGAAGCGGAAGTCTGGGCACTGAAGCAGGGCGTTTCGCTCAACCAGTTCATTCTCTGGGCTACCGCGGAGAAAATCGGCGCCCTCAATCAACAGTTGGACGATCCTCGCTTTCCACAAGTGACCTATCGTCGCGGAGCCAGTGGCATCCCGACGCCGGTATTGCGGGGAACCGGCATCCGCGTGCAGGCTGCTGCCATTGCTGGCGAGCAGTGGGGCATGACGCCGGCTGAACTTGCCAAAGAATACGGCGTACCTGTGCAACAGATCGAGGAGGCGCTTGCCTTTGCTCGCGTCCATCGCCAGGAAATCGAGACGCATTTGACACTGGAAGCGCGTATGAGCGCGGCGGAGGCGCATGGCTAA
- a CDS encoding ATP-binding protein yields the protein MRFFNTEGPVNCQYHYCLPPLDRIGLDELLTLIERQKYFLLHAPRQTGKTTYLLALTEYLNQGGRYQAVYANLEDVQAAREDVEAGMKAAVQLIARRAAQYFPDSEAEQLAQAVLRQQSGYVALGAFLTAWCKRSPKPVVLLLDEVDSLIGDTLISLLRQLRSGYDTRPALFPQSVMLCGVRDIQDYRIHSSIEKAIITGGSAFNIKAKSLRLGDFNQEEIFLLLGQHEQETGQPFTPEALALIWQFTNGQPWLVNALAYEACFEMKVGRIRTQPITAELIQEAKERLILRRVTHLHQLSDKLKEPRVRRVIEPMLRGDELTPDISEDDVQYTLDLGLVRRGPNGLEVANRIYAEVIPRELTVVQQIKLETIERPAWYIEADGQLNMPKLLAAFQQFFRENSEFWLERYEYREAGPHLLLQAFLQRIVNGGGRVDREYGLGRRRTDLLVIWPHAGGVQRVVIEIKLLRKAPDAILRESLAQTADYADKVGATDAHLLLFDIRPNRPWDERIFHRQESHQGRTITVWGM from the coding sequence ATGCGATTTTTCAATACCGAAGGCCCGGTCAACTGCCAGTATCATTATTGCCTGCCGCCGTTGGACCGCATCGGCCTCGACGAATTGCTGACGCTGATCGAGCGCCAGAAGTACTTTCTGCTCCATGCGCCGCGGCAAACCGGCAAGACCACCTATCTGTTGGCTTTGACCGAGTACCTGAACCAGGGCGGCCGCTACCAGGCGGTCTACGCCAATCTGGAGGATGTTCAGGCCGCGCGTGAAGATGTCGAAGCCGGGATGAAAGCCGCGGTGCAGTTGATTGCCCGTCGTGCAGCTCAATATTTTCCGGATAGCGAGGCCGAGCAACTGGCGCAGGCGGTCTTGCGCCAGCAATCGGGTTATGTGGCACTGGGCGCGTTCCTGACCGCCTGGTGCAAGCGCTCGCCCAAGCCGGTCGTTCTGTTGCTCGATGAGGTGGACTCCTTGATCGGCGATACCCTCATCTCACTCCTGCGCCAATTGCGCAGTGGCTATGACACGCGTCCGGCGCTCTTTCCCCAGAGCGTCATGTTGTGCGGAGTGCGGGACATCCAGGACTATCGCATTCACTCAAGCATCGAGAAAGCGATCATCACCGGCGGCAGCGCGTTCAACATCAAGGCCAAATCGCTGCGCCTGGGAGATTTCAACCAGGAAGAAATCTTCCTTCTGCTCGGCCAGCATGAGCAGGAAACCGGTCAACCCTTCACACCAGAAGCCCTTGCACTGATCTGGCAATTCACCAACGGCCAGCCCTGGCTGGTCAACGCGCTCGCCTACGAAGCCTGCTTCGAGATGAAGGTCGGTCGCATTCGAACGCAGCCGATCACCGCTGAGTTGATCCAGGAAGCGAAAGAGCGCCTCATCTTGCGCCGGGTCACGCACCTTCATCAGCTCTCGGACAAACTCAAGGAACCACGCGTGCGGCGTGTGATCGAGCCGATGCTGCGCGGGGATGAGTTGACGCCTGACATCAGCGAGGACGATGTCCAGTACACCCTGGACCTGGGGCTGGTGCGGCGCGGGCCGAACGGACTCGAGGTGGCTAATCGGATCTACGCGGAAGTCATTCCGCGTGAACTGACCGTCGTACAACAGATCAAGCTGGAGACGATCGAGCGACCGGCCTGGTACATCGAGGCGGATGGTCAACTGAACATGCCGAAGCTCCTGGCAGCCTTCCAACAGTTCTTCCGAGAAAACTCAGAGTTCTGGCTGGAGCGGTATGAGTACCGCGAGGCGGGGCCGCATTTGCTGTTGCAGGCGTTCTTGCAGCGCATCGTCAACGGCGGCGGTCGCGTGGATCGTGAATACGGCCTGGGGCGCCGGCGCACCGATTTGCTCGTCATCTGGCCGCATGCGGGCGGCGTTCAGCGCGTGGTGATCGAGATCAAACTGCTGCGCAAAGCGCCTGACGCCATTCTGCGCGAAAGCCTGGCGCAGACGGCAGATTATGCGGACAAAGTCGGCGCCACCGACGCCCACCTTCTCCTGTTCGACATTCGCCCCAACCGGCCATGGGACGAGAGAATCTTTCACCGCCAAGAGTCACACCAGGGCCGCACGATCACCGTTTGGGGGATGTGA
- a CDS encoding exo-alpha-sialidase, whose protein sequence is MSSVRVLVGTRKGAFILTSDERRKEWDVAGPHFAGWEIYHIQGSPADPNRLYASQSTGWFGQLIQRSDDGGATWEPVGNEFVYQGVPGTHQWYDGTPHPWEFKRVWRLEPSLTDPDTVYAGVEDAAMFKSSDGGKTWQELAGLRSVKGNLWAPGAGGMCLHTIVLDPSDPQRMFIAISAAGAFRTDDGGETWRPINRGLVSNYEMPDPHAEVGHCVHSIAMHPARPGVLFMQKHWDVMRSDDAGEMWREVSGNLPSDFGFPIAMHAHEPETVYVVPIKSDSEHYPPDGKLRVYRSRTGGNEWEALTNGLPQSNCYVNVLRSALAVDRLDACGVYFGTTGGQVYASADAGDNWAPIVRDLPAVLSIAVQTLP, encoded by the coding sequence ATGAGCAGCGTACGTGTACTGGTTGGGACGCGCAAGGGCGCGTTCATTCTGACGTCGGACGAACGGCGCAAAGAATGGGACGTCGCCGGGCCTCACTTTGCGGGCTGGGAAATTTACCACATTCAGGGGTCACCCGCTGACCCGAATCGGCTGTATGCGTCGCAATCCACCGGTTGGTTCGGGCAGTTGATCCAGCGCTCCGATGATGGCGGCGCGACCTGGGAGCCGGTGGGCAATGAGTTCGTCTACCAGGGCGTTCCCGGTACGCACCAGTGGTACGACGGCACCCCGCATCCGTGGGAGTTCAAGCGCGTCTGGCGCCTGGAACCATCGCTGACGGATCCGGACACGGTCTACGCGGGAGTGGAAGACGCGGCCATGTTCAAGTCAAGCGACGGCGGGAAGACGTGGCAGGAGCTGGCCGGTCTGCGCAGCGTCAAGGGGAACCTGTGGGCGCCCGGCGCGGGCGGGATGTGTCTGCACACGATTGTGCTGGACCCAAGCGATCCGCAGCGCATGTTCATCGCGATCTCGGCGGCGGGCGCGTTCCGCACCGACGATGGCGGCGAGACCTGGCGGCCGATCAACCGCGGCCTGGTGTCCAACTACGAAATGCCCGACCCTCATGCTGAGGTGGGGCACTGTGTTCACAGTATCGCCATGCATCCGGCGCGTCCGGGTGTGTTGTTCATGCAGAAGCATTGGGATGTGATGCGCAGCGATGACGCCGGCGAGATGTGGCGCGAGGTCAGCGGCAATCTGCCGAGTGACTTTGGCTTTCCAATCGCCATGCATGCGCATGAGCCGGAGACCGTCTATGTCGTGCCGATCAAAAGCGACTCGGAGCATTACCCGCCCGATGGCAAGCTGCGCGTCTACCGCAGCCGCACGGGCGGGAACGAGTGGGAGGCGCTGACCAACGGGCTGCCGCAGAGCAACTGCTACGTCAACGTGCTGCGCAGCGCGCTGGCCGTTGATCGCCTCGACGCGTGCGGCGTCTACTTTGGCACGACCGGCGGGCAGGTGTACGCATCGGCCGATGCTGGCGACAACTGGGCGCCCATCGTGCGTGATCTTCCGGCTGTCCTGTCTATCGCGGTGCAAACCCTGCCATGA
- a CDS encoding phosphate ABC transporter ATP-binding protein, which translates to MLARTTTPPKIYLDHITYAYADQAVLRDITLEIPEHAVTALFGPAGSGKSTLLRLINRLNDLVDNTKMTGKVLIDGQDIYAPGVDVSALRRRVGMVFALPLPLPGTIRENIVYGPKLAGERDRSRLEEIVVRSLTQAALWDEVKDRLDAPASALSGGQQQRLCIARSLALEPEVLLLDEPTSGLDPISTAKVEDSLYQLKRQYTIVIVPHSVQQAARVADYSAFLLMGELIEYRRGKEMFVAPTDQRTEDYITGRFG; encoded by the coding sequence ATGCTTGCTCGAACGACAACACCGCCTAAAATCTACCTGGATCACATCACCTACGCGTATGCCGACCAAGCGGTCTTGCGCGATATCACCCTGGAAATCCCCGAACACGCGGTCACCGCGCTCTTTGGGCCGGCCGGCAGCGGCAAGAGCACCCTGCTGCGGCTCATCAACCGCCTGAACGACCTGGTGGACAACACGAAGATGACGGGCAAGGTGCTGATTGACGGGCAGGACATCTACGCGCCCGGCGTTGATGTGTCGGCCCTGCGCCGCCGCGTCGGCATGGTCTTCGCCCTGCCGCTGCCGCTGCCGGGGACCATCCGTGAGAACATCGTCTACGGGCCGAAGCTGGCGGGCGAGCGCGATCGGTCGCGGCTGGAGGAGATCGTCGTGCGCAGCCTGACGCAGGCCGCGCTGTGGGATGAGGTCAAGGATCGCCTGGATGCGCCGGCCAGCGCTTTGTCAGGCGGCCAACAGCAGCGGCTGTGCATTGCGCGCAGCCTGGCGCTGGAGCCGGAAGTGCTGCTGCTGGACGAGCCAACCTCTGGGCTGGACCCCATCTCGACCGCCAAGGTCGAGGATTCGCTGTACCAGTTGAAACGCCAGTACACGATCGTGATCGTCCCGCACAGCGTTCAGCAGGCTGCGCGCGTCGCGGATTACAGCGCCTTCTTGCTCATGGGTGAACTGATCGAATACCGCCGCGGCAAGGAGATGTTCGTGGCGCCGACCGATCAACGCACCGAAGACTACATCACCGGCAGGTTTGGATGA